Proteins encoded together in one Chitinophaga sp. LS1 window:
- a CDS encoding TlpA disulfide reductase family protein: protein MHKFILFLLLPVIGVAQQKTFNIQGTAPVAKNGCKVYLNYQSEGKLLMDSTAVKDGQFAFKGSVKELSYARMVFDHENKGSYWVLNIGDRFYFYLTNETYKVAVKDSLKKATVTGSPTQKAYAAFLSQIGGGFMNIIDSANQEMSTADTGAIPAIRKKYDSKFAAMREKERKFISAHPDSYFSIVALTDVANRAPMSEVETLYNGLSEKVRTTTPGKEMKSRIVATHTIQVGLAAPEFEQPDVNGKLIKLSDYRGKYVLVDFWASWCHPCREENPNLKKAYGVFKEKGMEVLAVSLDDKQTRNAWIKAIETDGLPWVHVSDLKGWQNEVAVLYGIRAVPQNYLIDPEGKIIAQNLRGPELTTKLAEYIH, encoded by the coding sequence ATGCATAAATTCATATTATTCTTGTTGCTACCAGTAATAGGCGTAGCACAACAAAAGACCTTCAATATTCAGGGAACAGCGCCTGTCGCTAAAAATGGGTGTAAGGTATATCTGAATTACCAATCCGAAGGCAAATTATTGATGGATTCCACTGCCGTAAAAGATGGGCAGTTTGCATTTAAGGGTAGTGTGAAGGAATTGTCTTATGCCCGCATGGTATTTGACCATGAAAACAAGGGGAGCTATTGGGTATTAAATATAGGAGACCGGTTCTATTTTTACCTGACGAATGAAACATACAAAGTGGCGGTAAAGGATTCTCTTAAAAAAGCAACGGTAACCGGGTCACCCACCCAAAAGGCATATGCCGCATTTCTGTCACAAATAGGTGGAGGGTTTATGAATATTATCGATTCTGCCAATCAGGAGATGAGTACAGCAGATACAGGAGCGATTCCCGCCATTCGCAAAAAATACGACAGCAAATTTGCTGCCATGCGTGAGAAAGAGAGAAAATTCATAAGCGCTCATCCTGATTCTTACTTTTCCATCGTTGCGCTGACAGATGTAGCGAACAGAGCCCCTATGAGTGAAGTAGAGACTTTATATAACGGCCTGAGTGAAAAAGTACGTACCACTACTCCAGGCAAGGAGATGAAATCCCGCATAGTAGCCACTCACACAATTCAGGTTGGGCTTGCTGCCCCTGAATTTGAGCAGCCTGATGTAAACGGTAAGCTCATCAAACTCTCCGACTACAGGGGAAAGTATGTACTGGTAGACTTCTGGGCCAGCTGGTGCCACCCGTGCAGGGAGGAAAATCCCAATCTGAAAAAGGCTTATGGGGTATTCAAAGAAAAAGGCATGGAAGTGCTGGCAGTTTCACTGGATGATAAGCAAACCCGGAATGCCTGGATCAAAGCCATTGAGACGGATGGCCTGCCATGGGTGCATGTTTCCGATCTGAAAGGCTGGCAGAACGAGGTGGCTGTATTGTATGGCATTCGTGCTGTACCGCAGAATTACCTCATTGATCCTGAAGGCAAAATCATAGCCCAGAACCTGAGAGGTCCGGAACTGACCACCAAACTTGCAGAATATATACATTAG
- a CDS encoding PKD-like family lipoprotein, with protein sequence MKNHLTAIICFLLLTACYKDKGNYDINMPLTPTVSGLDSIYNAVVGDSLIITPKVTIGNSDSLVLEWRISAPESETGFLYFTGSSMRMLFGLQANLYSARLSVYDKNNGIRYFYAFQIQGVTDFTAGTTVLSVDNGVSKLSFITTGGEVKPNIYETVNGHSLPPDPLQLYYMKDQVQGDMALGYWIICKNGGVRLNVSSLQDDPTYPNTLAGNFFSAPDSIVVGSFQQGNRGSLVGVVNDKFYSGYTTTWNQATSFGMFGDYAAGTYNLAPSFISTLINGSYSYIGFDKDKQQFVRISGTPYYYGTQYTTTSTTAFDPTNVGLSLIHMEQINSGDCYAYLKGADGIVYELKFTVSFTNSPYTFTPVQKRAFIQQSLINEDTKWQAAINGVLYIASGEKVYRYNPLNQEVRALETSFGENTVSMIKLSDDQDTLIAGAGNSLYYMDISTGKYGVLTKTITGIPGKPVDIAWRP encoded by the coding sequence ATGAAAAATCATCTGACAGCAATAATATGTTTTTTGCTCCTGACAGCGTGTTATAAGGACAAAGGCAATTATGATATAAATATGCCGCTTACACCTACGGTCAGTGGGTTGGATTCTATCTACAATGCAGTAGTGGGCGATAGTCTTATCATCACACCAAAGGTAACCATTGGCAATAGTGATTCGCTGGTGCTGGAATGGCGGATCAGTGCCCCGGAGAGTGAAACAGGTTTCCTGTATTTCACAGGTTCTTCCATGCGTATGCTCTTTGGTTTACAGGCCAATTTATATTCGGCCCGGCTTTCTGTGTACGACAAGAACAATGGTATCAGGTATTTTTATGCATTCCAGATACAGGGGGTGACGGATTTCACTGCTGGTACGACAGTGCTGAGTGTAGATAATGGTGTATCGAAACTCTCATTCATTACAACTGGTGGAGAAGTAAAACCAAATATCTATGAAACCGTGAATGGGCATAGTCTGCCACCGGATCCATTGCAGTTGTATTATATGAAAGACCAGGTGCAGGGAGATATGGCGCTGGGTTACTGGATCATATGTAAAAATGGTGGTGTCCGACTGAATGTAAGTAGTCTGCAGGATGATCCGACTTATCCGAATACATTGGCAGGTAATTTCTTTTCTGCACCGGATAGTATTGTAGTGGGATCTTTCCAGCAGGGTAACAGGGGTAGTCTGGTGGGTGTTGTGAATGACAAGTTCTATTCAGGTTATACCACTACGTGGAATCAGGCAACCTCCTTCGGGATGTTCGGTGATTATGCTGCCGGCACTTATAATCTGGCACCTTCCTTTATTTCTACCCTGATCAATGGGTCTTATTCTTATATAGGCTTTGACAAGGATAAGCAACAGTTTGTACGCATCAGCGGCACGCCTTATTATTATGGCACGCAGTATACGACTACCAGTACGACGGCTTTTGATCCTACGAATGTAGGCCTGTCACTGATACATATGGAGCAGATAAATAGCGGGGATTGCTATGCCTATCTTAAAGGTGCTGATGGCATAGTATACGAATTAAAGTTCACCGTAAGTTTCACGAATAGTCCTTACACCTTTACGCCGGTTCAAAAGCGCGCTTTCATCCAGCAAAGCCTGATCAATGAAGATACCAAATGGCAGGCCGCAATCAATGGGGTACTTTATATCGCATCAGGAGAAAAGGTGTATCGATATAATCCTTTAAATCAGGAAGTACGTGCATTGGAAACTTCATTCGGTGAAAACACAGTAAGTATGATCAAGCTCTCCGACGACCAGGATACGCTCATTGCAGGAGCTGGCAACTCACTCTATTATATGGATATCAGCACTGGTAAATATGGGGTGCTGACAAAAACAATTACAGGAATTCCCGGAAAGCCAGTCGATATCGCATGGCGTCCATAA
- a CDS encoding RNA polymerase sigma-70 factor: MAKPDIELELLPDHQLLQLLSAGSQASYTVIYERYSEILFRHAYNMLEDRAEAEDVIQEVFLMLWTKRAGAAGAKSLSGYLYTSVRNRILNHLTHQKVVDKYLDSIRTYMEAGGYTADELLREKELAAVIEREIEAMPPKMREIFLMSREQELSHKSIGELLNISDKTVKQQVYKAVKQLKGRVENFLKVIPIFF; this comes from the coding sequence TTGGCAAAACCTGATATTGAACTAGAATTATTACCAGACCATCAATTGCTGCAGCTACTTTCGGCGGGGAGCCAGGCGAGCTATACCGTCATTTATGAGAGATATAGTGAAATACTGTTCAGGCATGCCTATAATATGCTGGAAGACCGGGCTGAGGCGGAGGATGTGATACAGGAGGTGTTTCTCATGCTTTGGACAAAGAGAGCCGGGGCTGCAGGGGCAAAATCACTTTCTGGTTATTTATATACCAGCGTTCGTAACCGGATATTAAATCATCTTACACATCAGAAGGTCGTAGACAAATACCTGGATAGTATTCGAACTTATATGGAAGCAGGCGGTTATACCGCCGATGAGCTGCTGCGCGAAAAAGAACTGGCGGCGGTGATAGAAAGAGAGATTGAGGCGATGCCGCCTAAGATGAGAGAGATATTTTTGATGAGTCGTGAACAGGAGTTGTCGCATAAGTCTATTGGAGAGTTGTTGAATATTTCTGATAAAACGGTTAAGCAGCAGGTGTATAAGGCGGTGAAGCAATTAAAGGGGAGGGTAGAAAATTTTTTGAAGGTGATACCTATATTTTTTTAA
- a CDS encoding cellulase family glycosylhydrolase: protein MKRTIILLVNLLLAAFTYAQTPVSLNGQLKVTGTKLCNQNGYPIQLRGMSTHGIQWYAGCITDASLDTLKSDWGADIVRIAMYVQEGGYETNPSYYTSLVKSYVDKVTARGLYALIDFHILTPGDPNYNTDRAKTFFTDIANTYKNYNNVLYEICNEPNGVTWATIKNYADQIIPLIRGIDNDAVICVGTRGWSSLGLSEGSTAQEILDNPLSYANVMYSFHFYAKSHQDYYINHLDWASDRLPVFVTEFGTQEASGDGANDLTMSQRYMDLCKSKKISWTNWNFSDNPYSGAVWNSGTCSGNTWTTSQLKEAGVFIRNNMRTADDFGSTNNGTNIALGKTVTVSSTESSTTSLVGSNAVDGSYTTRWSSTLYADPQWITVDLGSSYIVSEVKLTWEAAYAKDYLVQVSADNTNWTTVKTVAGNTSLTNDHTGLSATGRYVRIYGTARGSAYGYSLYELEVYGTNANNPNLALNKTTSTSSVEATGLEGNYAVDGNTATRWSSTLYADPQWIKVDLGSSYSIGEVKLIWEAAYAKDYLVQVSADNTNWTTVKTVAGNTSLTNDHTGLSATGRYVRIYGTARGSAYGYSLYELEVYSGSSSALKTVATNSKLQDIILYPVPAHDHLTITLPASEQKTYISMGDMSGTKYRTVTTTDRVYNMNIAKLPAGVYFIMIQQGDQRTIKKIVKQ from the coding sequence ATGAAAAGAACAATCATCTTATTGGTTAACCTGCTCCTCGCAGCTTTCACCTACGCACAAACACCCGTATCACTCAATGGCCAGTTGAAAGTAACCGGCACCAAACTCTGTAACCAGAACGGTTACCCTATTCAACTCAGAGGCATGAGCACCCACGGTATCCAATGGTACGCAGGCTGTATTACCGACGCCTCCCTGGATACCCTCAAAAGCGACTGGGGAGCAGACATCGTACGCATCGCCATGTACGTACAGGAAGGTGGTTACGAAACCAATCCCTCCTACTACACCTCCCTCGTTAAAAGCTATGTAGACAAAGTCACTGCCCGTGGCCTTTACGCCCTCATCGACTTCCACATCCTGACTCCCGGTGATCCAAATTACAACACCGACAGAGCCAAAACCTTCTTCACCGATATTGCCAACACCTACAAAAACTACAACAACGTTTTGTATGAAATATGCAATGAACCAAACGGCGTGACCTGGGCCACCATCAAGAACTACGCTGATCAGATCATTCCACTCATCAGAGGCATCGACAATGACGCTGTCATTTGCGTAGGAACCAGAGGATGGTCTTCATTAGGTCTCTCAGAAGGCAGTACAGCCCAGGAGATCCTCGACAATCCACTCAGCTATGCAAATGTGATGTATAGCTTTCACTTCTATGCAAAAAGCCACCAGGATTATTACATCAATCACCTGGACTGGGCATCTGACCGCCTACCGGTTTTCGTGACCGAATTCGGTACACAGGAAGCCTCCGGCGATGGCGCCAATGACCTCACCATGAGTCAACGTTATATGGATCTGTGCAAAAGCAAAAAAATCAGCTGGACGAACTGGAACTTCAGCGACAACCCTTATAGTGGCGCTGTATGGAACAGTGGCACCTGTTCTGGTAACACCTGGACCACCAGCCAACTCAAAGAGGCCGGTGTTTTTATCCGTAATAACATGCGTACTGCGGATGATTTCGGATCCACCAACAATGGTACGAATATCGCACTCGGCAAAACTGTGACCGTATCCTCTACTGAAAGTTCTACTACCTCCCTCGTTGGTTCCAACGCTGTGGATGGTAGTTACACCACCCGCTGGTCTTCTACCCTCTATGCTGATCCGCAGTGGATCACTGTAGACCTGGGTAGCTCCTACATTGTTTCTGAAGTAAAATTGACCTGGGAAGCGGCTTATGCAAAAGATTACCTTGTACAGGTATCTGCTGATAATACCAATTGGACCACGGTAAAAACAGTTGCAGGAAATACCAGTTTAACCAACGATCACACCGGTTTATCCGCCACCGGCAGATATGTACGTATCTATGGTACTGCCCGTGGTTCTGCCTATGGCTATTCATTATATGAGCTGGAAGTATATGGAACAAATGCTAACAATCCTAACCTGGCATTGAACAAAACAACCTCTACCTCTTCTGTAGAAGCCACTGGCCTGGAAGGCAATTATGCAGTAGATGGCAATACGGCTACCCGCTGGTCTTCTACCCTCTATGCTGATCCACAATGGATCAAGGTAGACCTGGGCAGCAGCTATTCCATTGGTGAAGTAAAACTGATCTGGGAAGCCGCTTATGCAAAAGACTACCTTGTACAGGTATCTGCTGATAATACCAACTGGACCACGGTAAAAACAGTTGCAGGAAATACCAGTTTAACCAACGATCACACCGGCTTATCTGCTACCGGCAGATATGTACGCATTTACGGTACTGCCCGTGGCTCTGCCTATGGCTATTCATTATATGAACTGGAAGTGTATAGTGGCAGCAGCAGCGCACTAAAAACAGTGGCGACCAACAGTAAGTTGCAGGATATTATTTTATACCCTGTTCCTGCTCACGATCACTTAACTATCACATTGCCTGCAAGTGAACAAAAAACCTATATCAGTATGGGCGACATGAGTGGTACGAAGTATCGCACCGTGACCACTACTGACAGGGTCTATAATATGAATATCGCCAAACTACCTGCCGGCGTATATTTCATCATGATCCAACAGGGTGATCAAAGAACTATTAAAAAGATAGTAAAGCAATAA
- a CDS encoding ABC transporter permease produces MFKNYFKIAFRNLVRTKTFSFINITGLVMGMSCCMLICLWIYNEVTFDKFHQNRATIYQAYNRTTLDGKLFCWNATPKPLAAALKQDYPGIANTCRTSYTTFVTVAGEKKISSKGMFVDTTFLNMFTFPLLKGNINTLLSDPYVMVVTEKMAKKMFGTTDVIDKMIGIDGQNFKITGVLKDLPINSTFDFEYLLSWFYLKAKGYDGQYWGDNSIYTFVQLAPNVAEATMDARIKDVTRKHSNGEMPIDVFLHPMSEWHLYSKFEDGKIAGGRIEIVRMFGFIAIFILLIACINFMNLSTARSEKRAKEVGIRKVVGAMKKSLISQFLIESILLTTIAGILSIILVFIILPAFNHLINQELTLPYNSILFWTVLVAFILFTGMLAGSYPAFFLSSFNPAGIFRGSFKKLKGAVSPRKVLVVLQFCISIILIISTVIVIRQLDYARNRNAGFTGDLVMYHSLNAELWKNRDVVRNELIAAGLASSVTATNAKLTQQYSSTWGIFWRGKPEKDNTIFERKAEDGGLVKTAGLKLIQGRDIDLVNFPSDSSAVLLNETALKIMGFKNPIGEIVKDNDREYHVIGVFGDIIFDSPYENAAPVLLTGPKFTELGILNIKLAPAADVVKQVQQIEKIYAKYCPSYPFEYHFVNEDHAKKFEDMQRTARLTTLFAILTIFISCLGLFGLASYIAEGRIKEIGIRKILGASTAKIIKLLTKDFIVLVVIAFIIAGPIAWYAMHQWLQGYAYRIGIDWWIFAGAGVLVIMISMITTGYHAYKATLTNPVKSLKAE; encoded by the coding sequence ATGTTCAAAAATTACTTCAAAATTGCATTTAGAAATCTGGTAAGAACAAAGACGTTCTCCTTTATTAATATCACCGGCCTTGTAATGGGGATGTCCTGTTGCATGCTCATCTGCCTGTGGATCTACAATGAAGTAACATTTGACAAGTTTCATCAGAACCGCGCTACCATCTACCAGGCCTATAACCGCACTACCCTTGACGGTAAACTATTCTGCTGGAATGCGACTCCCAAACCACTGGCTGCTGCACTCAAACAGGATTATCCGGGTATTGCAAATACCTGCCGTACTTCTTATACTACATTTGTAACAGTAGCAGGTGAAAAAAAGATTTCTTCAAAGGGCATGTTTGTAGATACGACCTTCCTGAATATGTTCACCTTTCCTTTGCTGAAAGGGAACATCAACACCTTGCTGAGTGATCCGTATGTGATGGTGGTAACAGAAAAGATGGCGAAGAAAATGTTTGGTACCACCGACGTCATCGACAAAATGATTGGTATTGACGGTCAAAATTTCAAAATAACCGGGGTACTAAAAGACCTGCCTATCAACAGCACATTTGATTTTGAATACCTCCTGTCCTGGTTCTACCTGAAAGCCAAAGGATACGATGGCCAGTACTGGGGTGATAACAGCATATATACTTTTGTTCAGCTGGCACCCAACGTAGCTGAAGCTACCATGGATGCCCGTATTAAGGATGTAACCAGAAAACACTCCAATGGAGAAATGCCCATTGATGTGTTCCTCCATCCCATGAGTGAGTGGCACTTATATTCCAAATTTGAAGATGGGAAAATCGCTGGCGGTCGTATTGAAATTGTAAGAATGTTCGGCTTCATTGCCATTTTCATACTCCTGATCGCCTGCATCAATTTCATGAACCTTAGTACTGCACGTAGTGAAAAACGTGCGAAAGAAGTCGGTATCCGGAAAGTAGTTGGCGCTATGAAAAAATCACTGATCAGTCAGTTCCTCATAGAATCTATTCTGCTCACCACCATCGCCGGCATACTATCCATCATACTTGTCTTCATCATATTACCAGCCTTCAATCACCTGATCAACCAGGAACTTACACTACCTTATAATAGTATTCTTTTCTGGACGGTACTGGTTGCCTTCATTCTATTTACAGGTATGCTGGCAGGCAGTTACCCTGCATTCTTCCTCTCCTCTTTCAATCCTGCCGGTATATTCAGGGGCTCGTTCAAAAAGCTGAAAGGTGCTGTCAGTCCACGTAAAGTATTAGTGGTATTGCAATTCTGTATATCTATTATATTGATTATATCTACGGTGATTGTAATCCGCCAGTTAGACTATGCGCGTAACCGGAATGCCGGTTTCACAGGTGATCTGGTCATGTACCATTCATTGAATGCAGAATTATGGAAGAACCGCGATGTAGTAAGAAACGAGTTGATAGCAGCCGGGTTAGCATCTTCTGTCACCGCTACCAATGCCAAACTCACACAACAATATAGTTCTACGTGGGGAATATTCTGGAGAGGTAAGCCGGAGAAAGATAATACCATATTCGAGCGAAAAGCAGAAGATGGCGGATTAGTGAAAACAGCAGGACTGAAATTGATACAGGGACGCGACATTGATTTAGTTAACTTTCCGTCTGACTCATCAGCTGTACTCCTGAATGAAACTGCGTTAAAAATAATGGGCTTCAAAAACCCGATTGGCGAAATCGTGAAAGATAATGACAGAGAATACCATGTGATTGGCGTATTTGGCGACATCATATTTGACTCTCCCTACGAAAATGCGGCACCTGTTCTCTTAACCGGCCCTAAATTTACAGAACTGGGTATACTCAACATCAAACTGGCGCCTGCTGCTGATGTTGTAAAACAGGTGCAGCAAATAGAAAAGATCTATGCTAAATATTGCCCCAGCTATCCTTTCGAATATCATTTTGTAAATGAAGATCATGCAAAGAAATTCGAGGATATGCAGCGCACAGCGAGACTGACTACTTTGTTTGCCATCCTGACTATCTTCATCTCCTGCCTGGGGTTATTTGGACTGGCAAGCTATATCGCTGAAGGAAGAATAAAGGAAATCGGCATCCGCAAAATACTAGGTGCATCTACAGCGAAGATCATCAAATTGCTGACAAAAGACTTTATTGTTTTAGTAGTTATTGCATTTATAATAGCAGGCCCTATCGCCTGGTATGCCATGCACCAATGGCTGCAGGGTTATGCCTACAGGATCGGGATAGATTGGTGGATCTTTGCAGGCGCAGGTGTACTGGTCATTATGATTTCTATGATCACCACCGGCTATCATGCATATAAAGCGACATTGACAAATCCCGTAAAGAGTCTGAAAGCAGAATAA
- a CDS encoding DUF4843 domain-containing protein, with product MAEDKKDDTMKAIYIILLMCLFAACKKAEELHYDHAANIHFDLSSGDKDSIVYTFAYTPTLSQDTIWLPVQLAGIQVNQDRTYSAYVETDSSTAQAGVHYEPLKSTYTLRADTGRASIPVIIYNVSDLESESVSLMIKLKATNDLGIEIPTADDGSNLLKAKIVFSAMLEKPNWWDMWLGSYYSRTKHQLFLIVSGVTTLTTNGLDAPRNLYLVNLLTAMLNDPFKWVANNPTKGYVLEASGDDYYFYSIENPARKILLRWNAAAGKYYFIDENGKEVN from the coding sequence ATGGCGGAAGATAAAAAAGACGACACCATGAAAGCGATATATATCATCCTGCTGATGTGTCTATTTGCAGCATGTAAGAAAGCAGAAGAACTACACTATGATCATGCAGCCAATATCCATTTCGATCTGAGCAGCGGGGATAAGGATAGCATTGTATATACTTTTGCCTATACACCTACCCTTTCGCAGGATACGATCTGGTTGCCCGTTCAGTTGGCAGGTATTCAGGTCAATCAGGACAGAACATACAGTGCCTATGTAGAAACAGATTCCTCTACAGCACAGGCAGGTGTACATTATGAACCTTTAAAATCCACTTACACACTTCGTGCAGATACAGGCAGGGCATCCATTCCAGTAATCATCTACAATGTGTCTGATCTGGAAAGTGAATCGGTCTCTTTAATGATCAAGCTAAAAGCTACCAATGATCTCGGCATTGAGATCCCGACTGCCGATGATGGCAGTAATCTTCTGAAAGCGAAGATCGTCTTCTCCGCTATGCTCGAAAAGCCAAACTGGTGGGATATGTGGCTGGGTAGTTACTATTCCCGTACCAAACATCAGCTCTTCCTGATCGTATCAGGTGTGACCACTCTTACCACCAACGGTCTTGATGCACCCCGCAATCTCTACCTGGTCAATCTGCTCACGGCTATGCTGAATGATCCTTTCAAATGGGTAGCTAATAATCCGACTAAAGGATATGTATTGGAAGCCAGTGGAGATGACTACTATTTCTATAGCATAGAGAATCCTGCGAGGAAGATATTGCTGCGCTGGAATGCAGCGGCTGGTAAATATTATTTCATTGACGAAAACGGCAAGGAGGTCAATTAA
- a CDS encoding RagB/SusD family nutrient uptake outer membrane protein, whose amino-acid sequence MRLLITTLILALTFTSCKKWLDIQPESEISDEVLYSTEEGFQEALIGVYTKCSQESLYGKELTVGTPEVLAQNYTLTDNDAYYYLKTSNYIYTDADFISRKDNIWQGLYNAIANCNLLLANIDSKQKIFTGNNYALIKGEALALRAYIHFDLLRLFAPVTTSATGIPYVTKYSKDITPMSTVGAVLDSAIDDLKRAKDLLAVDPIISKAYIVGYPTESDTTLNTEESNPELFLQDRRHRLNYYAVCGTLARVYLYKNDKTNALTNALEVINSNKFPWTNNTDFLAVDDDKKDRILYKELVFGWYIPSMATTYKNSFFLSSTSGIHLSENAGQTIYETGGAGADDLRYKEWFVSSSGATSNTLNITKYLHNTDNTATDANLHYMMAPAIRLSEMYYIAAECTSNADYLNTVRTHRGIGSPVTGDLITALLKDGRKEWYAEGQIFYMYKRLNHDIASQNGSSIPASDKIFVLPLPNDEILYGGR is encoded by the coding sequence ATGCGACTACTAATAACAACATTAATACTGGCCCTTACATTTACCTCCTGTAAAAAATGGCTGGATATACAACCGGAAAGTGAGATCTCTGACGAGGTTTTATATTCAACAGAAGAAGGTTTTCAGGAGGCACTGATCGGGGTGTATACCAAATGCTCACAGGAATCTCTTTATGGCAAAGAACTCACTGTAGGCACGCCGGAAGTACTGGCGCAAAACTATACCCTTACAGACAATGATGCGTATTATTATCTGAAGACCAGCAACTACATTTACACAGATGCTGACTTCATCAGCAGGAAAGACAATATCTGGCAGGGGTTGTACAATGCCATTGCCAACTGCAATCTGCTGCTGGCCAATATCGATAGTAAACAAAAGATATTTACTGGTAATAACTATGCATTGATTAAAGGGGAAGCACTCGCACTCAGAGCTTATATTCACTTTGATCTGTTGCGCCTGTTTGCGCCTGTCACGACTTCAGCTACAGGTATTCCTTACGTCACCAAATATTCAAAGGATATCACGCCTATGTCTACAGTAGGTGCTGTGCTGGACTCTGCCATCGACGACCTGAAGCGTGCAAAGGATTTGCTGGCTGTAGATCCCATTATCAGCAAGGCATATATAGTAGGCTATCCTACTGAAAGTGATACGACCCTGAATACGGAAGAAAGCAATCCGGAACTATTCCTGCAGGACCGCCGTCACCGGTTGAACTACTATGCGGTATGCGGTACACTGGCCAGGGTATACCTTTATAAGAATGATAAAACCAATGCACTTACGAATGCACTGGAAGTGATCAACTCTAATAAATTTCCCTGGACAAACAACACTGATTTTCTGGCCGTAGATGATGATAAAAAAGATCGTATCCTTTATAAGGAACTGGTGTTCGGCTGGTACATTCCTTCAATGGCCACGACCTACAAGAATTCCTTTTTCCTGAGTAGCACCAGCGGTATACATCTCTCTGAAAATGCAGGTCAAACCATCTACGAAACCGGTGGCGCAGGTGCGGATGATCTTCGTTATAAAGAGTGGTTTGTGTCCAGCAGTGGTGCAACTTCCAATACACTGAACATTACCAAGTATCTCCATAATACAGACAATACAGCCACTGATGCGAACCTGCATTACATGATGGCACCGGCCATACGGCTGAGTGAGATGTACTACATCGCAGCAGAGTGTACTTCTAATGCTGATTATCTCAATACAGTACGCACCCACAGGGGCATTGGCAGCCCTGTCACAGGCGATCTGATTACAGCGTTATTGAAAGATGGCCGCAAAGAATGGTATGCGGAAGGACAGATCTTTTACATGTACAAAAGATTGAACCACGACATTGCGAGCCAGAACGGTAGCAGCATTCCTGCATCAGACAAAATATTTGTATTACCACTTCCAAACGATGAGATTCTTTATGGCGGAAGATAA